Sequence from the Trichoplusia ni isolate ovarian cell line Hi5 chromosome 23 unlocalized genomic scaffold, tn1 tig00003606_group22, whole genome shotgun sequence genome:
ATAATCTGTATATTTTAGTGCATGAATGACTAGTAGCAAATGCAAAGAAGAGATTGCCAGAGAAGGCacgaatattttgtatttggtaTTTTGGCAATGGAACACTTTCTGATTAGAAATATCTTTGCTCAGGTAAGTGTATCAGGCGCTGGCGACAGCAGGGAGCGGACACGCCGGTACTATGCGGATTATACATTCGACAGTTGCTGTCCCATCTCGCATCCATCCTATGCTTCACAGGATAAGGTGagacagaaaataatatataaaatagagaaaaatattgcaaaataaattagatacaTAGGTATGTGACCTTATTATTGAATTCGACGTTAATAAAAGTTGCGTTCAGCGTTTCCcgcagtaagtaatttaatgctTGTGTAACCGGTGTGTTTTCAAACATTAGAGCCACACGCGCCAGGGcgcccagactcaggacgagcATTTATCACACccacgcttgtcctatgcgggaatcaaacccgcgaAACGTAGcgcccagtgggtttggcgtgacaACAACTCGTCGATTAGGCAAATAATGCTATAGATACTTAAACCTACGTATCACatcttaacattatttattaggtattcgAGTCAATCGGGCAGGAGGTGATAACGAGCGTGTCTCGGGGACGTTCAGCATGCGTGCTGGCGTACGGGCAGAGCGCCACCGGCAAGACCCATACCATGATGGGCACGGAGACCCAACCCGGGCTGATACCGCGCGTCTGCAAGGCCTTGTATGAACTGCAGCCGGTTGATTTCACTATCAGGTAATTATTCCTCTTGTTTTATCGCTGACCAtgtcagggccccgattctgctatttacaatggcctatgaatgaatggcaattgtattaaattggaaattatttctattctcttaagcattttgccagtACAGTAATTTATTGGAAGTTTATTGatcttgagtataccgtcccgtactaaatttccaattattatgtagaaaaatgtttaagagaatacgaaaattgtaattttaagccaaatttcattcattcattgtctggctctggacttcaaaagagactgtgaccccttgaggttgtttcgacatttcttctcagggtagtcagataggaaatgtcgactccagcgttctcaaaaaataagacatgtaaaagtgatgatatatcctactttcagtataaatgatttcatttaatttcatcggccattgtaataagcagaattggggccctgttctTTCTACTTTAGAAACCATGCTGATCGAAGAATACCAGGTAATTATTACTTGATCAATTTAGCTACCGGTATCTCCAACTTGGACTGCAACATACTCATTTTGATTTATGGTTTCGTTATATTTAGCGGATCTGTATCTAGATTTGATTCTTAATGATTGATACAAATAGATATTGCAATGTTCAAGGTCCACTGAAGTAATAGTCAATTTAGAGAAATCGTAAAATGCCACTCATGAGGTGATCCAAATTTATAATCTTAgattgcaaaaaaatgcaaaacgTTTTTGTCTACCGCGCCTAGGTATGCATAATTTATACGCCAAAGAAGAAGAATACTCTCCGTTATAACTAATTATGTAAGCATATTTTTCTTCTGTTGGGTGGCATAGACTGTACTCTAACTCACCAAatcacataacatttttttcaaacgactcccgttgtcattaatataatattcgtgTCAAAGGGGTTCACGAACATTTTTGCCGTCAAAGATGTCTACCCACAATTCTAGACTTGTCTGGCAGTAGACCGTCGACCGGTACCTATACTTTCTTGAAAACTACATTTCGCATAATATATGCAGTGTTTACGTTTATACCAAAACGCCGTTTGTTTTCGgaaagtaaattgttttctatcATTTATGCATTCGTGTGAAGCAGCAGTATGTGTGACGGCACGCGATACGATTGCCGAAATGAAATGGGTGTCGCGTCATTATTTCAAAGGCGCCAATTTTTTCACGTTAAACGATTGTGATTATTATAATGCGTGACTTGTGAACGTAGTCACTGGGATTCCGCTAGTTTGAAGTTTATTCTGATTCCGGTATCTCCTTAGCGAACTTTTTTGTTTGGGTGTTAAGATGCCTTGACAATGCTCCAAAGTTTCAAAGTTTACATAAGACTTTAAGATTGGCTTTCTTATAGACTTTAGGAGTAAATATAAGATCTCTAAGAAGGATGTTTGACGATATACTGATTTTTTACTCGATACCCACTGCGGTCATTCCCTTAAACAAACTTTCTTCGGAATTAGTTGCGGGTTTctgtttgaaactttttatgaTTGTGTTCGTAACACTCGGGTAATATATTGTTGGTTGTATTCGATTAAGTTTGAATGGTAATAAAGACAGGCACCGTAGCTTCCTGACGTCAAGGCTGAAACGACACGCGAGCCTTTAACACCCGGCCATCGAGGCTTTATCTGCGCTAATATATCTCCCTACGTTACATGTGTTGCTATCATAGACACCTGTTTAATACAGCAATCATTAGAAATGAAGGTGGTGTATTTGCGTTGCAAAGGTTTAAGACATTTccatttcgtatttttttttatgttatagtgCAGGTTCATATATGAAAGCTACAGGTAAAGGTGACAATTTAGTGGAGACTTTTGcgttttgctataaaaatagaCTAACAAAGCTGacacttttttacattttcgtaCAGATGTAGAAGAAAAGTTTCCCCTATCGGGCCCGCGAGATTATCCGAATGTCCTACCGCGACACTGGACACGAATTCTAAAGGAGGGAACATGAGTGTATTTTAGtcagtctgacactcccttccccTAACCCAAAGCGGGAAGAGTCAGTTAATGATTTCTTATTCGAAAAAACGGGTCAAGTTCCTTCGGGATTTAGCCAGAGAAGAAAAAAGTCTTAATCTTATCAGGttctcaaaaaataatgtttgtttcataCTCTCAAATGACAAGTAATTTTTATCTACGTAGATACATTATGGAATGATAGAGATTCACTACGTCATGAAAcgagcatttttattttcacttgctGACTGTGTTAAATCTATTAGTTTAAATAAGATACGTGTTGCCAAAACCTAAATGATAAACGTTCGTATCGTGTTAGCATATAAAGTTCAAAACAAAGACgaggaaattaaaaagttttcagttttcattAAAGGGATTGCcattttaaagatattgttCGTTATGTAGCATGCTTCAGTGTAGGGTGAACTGTGGGGGGTGTCGGGTCAGCTAGTGGCTGATATTAGTGAGGTAGTCACAGTAAGGTTTCAGTGCTAGTCGGGTTCGCCGCCCCACGGCAGTCGTGGCGAGCGCCCAGCGTTCACAGGAATAAACGTTGTGATTGTTTTCTTAGGAAAATAAAACAGGTGagatgatttataaaataatagtagtaagatattaaatttatttatttcgtcatgcacagtttaaattatttcttattgaCGATATAACTTAAGAGCATGGCGGGCGATAGTAtagtaattttgttgtttatttcttcTTACGTTATTTTTGTACGGACATTCATAGAATAGTATGCTGTTCAAAAAAAATGATGTCTATGTAGAGTGACAAGCGCTATTCTCGGTAGTCAGATTAATACCTAAAATATGTCTGAAAAGACGAATGCAtgaacattttagaaaatatgaCACGTGGAAAGCTTGCAACACGAAATATATTTACGCAGGTGAAAACATTGTCTAATCTCTTGATCTTTTGCCTGATCCTATGGTCTGTTATAATACTTGTCTCCCTATTGGTTCTCATAGATTTTTATAGTTTCATCcaatttttaaacgattctTTAATgcgaaataataacatttacattataaaggAATTAAATTCGTGTCTTTTTAGGCACTAGTGGGCAGTTAATATCAAGAACTATTGAATCGAAAATTATATATTCTTCTATCGTTAGAAACCCACATTATTTGTTGATGTCGAAGGCAAAAGTAATATATTAACTCATAAAATATTGCTCCACGAATTGGCTacaagtcaataaaataaactattcaaatagGTCTATTACTAACAGACTACAgtctaaaaatatagttatcGTGTGAATTAAAAAGTTTCACTAATGTTTACCTCCATGGTGTTGACTTGTTTTATAGTGTCTGTATCACACAGTGCCGAGGTGTCTGCCCCCAGACCTCACGTAACACCACCGACCATTGCGAGCAGCAATAACGGGTTATTACTCATGAACACCAAGTAAATGGAAACATTCACCCTTATATTACTTCGTAAACtatttttgaacttttaaaACGCTAAGTTTACGTGTTGAGATGGAAAAACTATGAAGAACTATGTCATGCTGTCTCTTTTGTAAAGTATTaacgtaatttttccttttttttacttatattcaTTAACACAATAAGCCTCGGCGGATGTTAAGCCTTTCGTTGTCACAAGGCTATAATTATAGGCTTTAATTTAAATCGTAATTTTCTATTGACAAGAAATCGGGATACTTAATtaaggtaaaattaaattaacctcatcctttgataaaatatttagcttAATTATGATCACGTGAATGCTCATAAGAACCTATGCAAATATAGGTCAAACTAGTTAAACTTATTTCTACATAGTTAAAACAAAGTTCAAAACATAGTTTCCgcttttaaattactgtatGATTTATTTGACGATAATTACCGTGGTCGTGACTTACTGTTGTTAAGACAGTTTGAAATCAGTTCGGAACTTGTGATGGCTGGACATTTATACTATTGCTTcttttaagaaacattttaacACAATACTACCTATATAAAGTGAAACTTTGCtagtgtgtatgtttgtcaaTTCTGCAAGCTAAAACCAACCGACCAATTTCGTTGAAAGTTTGTTGCCACCCTAGATTAACTTAAAAGTATCCGACAGCGTTACAAGGAGGGGATTTATCAGATAACCGACTTTCACGCGGGTAAAGTCGCTGAAAAAGATAGTTGTTTAATAACTCTTTTTTCTGGTGGATGTTTACTAACACATGATGCAATTTGTTGTGCATAGGTAACCTAGTTTAATGTAGTTGCCATGTCTGTTTGGTCATGGACATAACAGATTattaaattggatttttataGTCTTAAACTCTCGCGATTTAGCAGAGCATAGACGAGTTTTGCAATAGTGTGCACATTCCAAAATCAGGGTCATGTAACATAAATACTAGAtttaatagtggtttcttaggtttacgcgaatgttagacattgaaatgaaactacttttacggattttatcgcggtttaattttagattttagttcccgacgtttcgaaacctttgcaggtatcatggtcacgggcagactgagatggcgttcgtcttgacagaagatgttgctcgttctaccttcatattttaattaattatttgtggtccgacctacccagtatgagctcactgtgtcttgatgtcttgcagcgctgctcttgggtttggccttgagtttatttattattggatcccaagtaggtgatatcttccagccatcttctctattgaaattagggtgttttttaatctcaatagcctcgcgaaacatcctaggtaggaatttggattctttagcgaggatctgtggttggtcaaatctaatataatggctggaaccttcagcatgttcggcgactgcagacttcgttctgcaaacaccgccgctcaacgaagtctgcagtcgccgaacatgctgaaggttccagccattatattagatttgaccaaccacagatcctcgctaaagaatccaaattccaccacaaataattaattaaaatatgaaggtagaacgagcaacatcttctgtcaagacgaacgccatctcagtctgcccgtgaccatgatacctgcaaaggtttcgaaacgtcgggaactaaaatctaaaattaaaccgcgataaaatccgtaaaagtagtttcatttcaaatactaGATTTAATGTTCTCGGCACAGGATCAGCTAAAGTGGTGCAGAAATAAAATCCTCTTCTATTGCTCTGCAACAAATTCGCTAATAACtataaatgtttacattatttgcatttaattatgtactttatttatttattattgtcaagTTTCCTTGAGATTTACAACGAGAGGGTTCACGACCTGCTGTCTGGTGAGGTTCCCCTGCCTCCGTGCCACTCGCTGCCGCGGCGGAAAGGCAACGCCCGGAAGGATCTGCGCGTACGAGAGCATCCCTCGAAAGGACCCTACGTACAGAGTAAGAGACCACAATTCTATCCATTAGAGAGACTATCACCACCTCTTGGTGTAGCACTATTTTAGATGTGGAAGCGAAACGGAGCGCGATGCGGCGTGGAGTGTTTCTGCCTTTTACTGCAACTGCAGTGCTAGGAACACGTCATGGAGGTTGTACCTAATATATGTACTACATATAATATGCTACAGATTGATTATTGTCCGCAGCTTACTAATTTTACTTGCATTCCAATCTTTGTAGGCCACTCCAAATTTGCTAGTCATTGTGTCTTACAATTTAATCATGACCTGATTGtggttttataactttgataGGTATCCTATTAAATAACAAGAATAAGATCAATCTTTATtaactactaattttataacagTTAAAAAGTGCAATGCAGTGTTAGATTTTTTTGGGACTAGACCCACACGTGCCCGttattgcaactcctgtaagccagggtctacaatgaaaccaacgaaaatcaccgaaacacttaagctcGGTATGTCCAATTCCCCAAGTCCAGGgcaaacaattaactgccttggaacccgcaatttttttttatattattcagaaATAGCAATTGGGATACTGTAGAGGGCGGAATCGTTTAAAGTCGCTTTGTTTTAATACCTCTTCCTTTCTGGCTAGACCTTCGCCGCGTAGCAGTCCAGGATGCCGAAGCTCTATTAACTCTAGTAGAAGAAGGCACTCGTCGTCGGCGCACTGCCTCCACTCGCCGCAACTCCACCTCATCGAGGTCTCACGCTTTGCTAGAGATCACCACACCTCATGCTACACTGCATCTCGCTGATCTAGCTGGGAGGTAGCCAGAACACTTAATTcacattatattatagttaggttataggtacttaatataatgtaatgtgAACTAGGAAATAATGTAACATTAACATCCTTATTAAAATGACCAAGTACACAGACCAGCATTAAAAGTTCGACTGTTAACTAGCGGCAAAAAATTATTTGCTACATTACAAAAGTTCATATTAAACCACCGCTTATCAGGTGTGCTGCAAAGTCAACAACTTTTTAACGATCCTAACTCATTTTCCCAAGTATTGAGGTTTCAGCAAGATCTAAAGTATTAGCAAAATTTAAGTAGCTTTGACAACATAAACCCATGTCGAAACTACCTGCTTACTCATTTGAGGATTACGATCGAGACACAGGTACATACgtcttataaatatgtatatgttaaGAGAATACCTGTTGTGGGCTAATGCTGTTAATCTATCGCCGTGTAAGCTTCAACGAACTGGGGAAGCCCTACGTGCGCACTACGCAAGAAAATTAACGAGTTGCAAATTCATGTTTACAGTTCCATATGCGGACAACtggatttttaaatgtattcgttCTGGCTCAAGTTGCTGCTCAATGTTGATTAGGCCAACGGTTTTTTAaatgccatttttttataaatcgtaAAGAAATTgcaatgaaactaattttacggattttatcgcggtttaatttttgattttagttcccgacgtttcgaaacctttgcaggtatcatgatACCATTAACATTCCACTAActttcgcgtaaacctaagaaatcactAAATTGTAAAGAGTTTCATTATATGACGtatatctgaatatttttttttatgcaattgaaATATGTTGCTTGATTTGTGCATAGCGAGAAGGCAAGTTGGGAGGGCTGTGGCGGCGGCCGGCAGAAGGAAGGCGCCAATATCAACAAGTCTTTGGTGGCACTTAGCAACGTCATTTCCGCTCTCGGTGAGTTATAAATACGAGGCTTTAATTGACTAATTTAACTTTCAAGTCAACCTACTTGCATAATCTCCTActgctctacattttaaacaaaagtaaattatgaATAGTGTTAAATAGGAAACGTAACATAACAtccaattgttttttaacaaacagttgtaataattgatttaggtgtctgtaataattaatttcactaattagataataataacGGGTCTCATAATAAGATTTTCTGACCTcgaaatattgtaaatagtagCAATACTACATTGCAGCCAAGATGTCTGATATCTTCTTTCTAAGAGCCGTATACCTCTGCCCATATTTTATATATCGTTTGAATTTTAGGCGTGAAGTCGTTGTGTAGAGTGTTTAGTGTGTTGATATGGGTTTCTATGTGAatgcattgttttatttcagtgagTGGCGGTACTGGTCGTGGCAGGTTCGTCCCGTACCGTGACTCCGCTCTCACGTGGCTGCTGAAGGATTGCTTCACAGGAGGAGCTGCTACATTCATTATCGCAAGTATGTGCTAATTGTGTATGATCTATCACTGATTTCGTCAACCGCATATATTCCTTATAAATCCGTTTTCTAAAATGTCAGTTTCCTTTTGGAccattatgaatatttaaggatttttttcgTGTTAGGTAAtttcacggatagccgagtggttgagctcACCgagacgtgttgcgggttcgatcctcgcgtaagacaagcgtcTATTTCtcaatgttgttttgtttttatcggTTGCTCTACATTTCACTAGAAAGCTACCTGTTATTATCAAATCAATATACGAGTATGTACACGGTTTTTTGCATAACAGTCGAATTCACGGAATTCAGAAGTAGACGGATTACTATCTAAAACATAACTGGTTTTAGAAAATCGTCCAAAGTCGATGCTCTTAAGAGATGCGGCCTTGGCATACATAATATGCATTAGTGGGTAGCAATGATTATGACACTCATTACGTACTTCAGAAATGTGGAAATTTCTCTTGATCTTGATCCAAATAACGATCATCCACTGACATGTATATCTTGCATACTTAACATTCTTCATCATCTTATGGATGGAGGCTTTAGCTTTTGAGGACTTGAAAAGTtttgataaacataataatatacagatCACATTGGTAATTTTGATGATAGGTAACTTGAAAACTTCTACagtctttaatattttgacCAGTCAACATGACGTAGCCCTCTTTAAAAATTTTGGCCTTACGATTTTAtgtttaaggtttattttctagTTTCTATTATTGCATTATAGCTGTGTCACCAAGTGCGGCATGCTACGGTGAGTCTGCCTCGACTCTCCGCTGGGCCGCTCGGGCTCGTCAGCTGCCGACACCAAGAACCGTCAACTGCAACTCGCTAGTCGTGTCCAGGGCTGCCCTACAAGCCCAGCTCAACCAACTTATCGCTGAACTCACGAGGAACCACATCCGATATGTATGAGATCTTGATGATTTTTGTACGGTACTTTATCTATAGAATGAAGTATAGGTGACCGTTTTTTTCAGATACCTGAGACTGGAAGCATCACATTCGACGAAGAACATTGGACATTAAGAGCAAATGAACTTGTGTCAGaaacaaatgatttaaataaaccaGCAATCATAGGCAACCTTATCGATATGATGCGTCCTAAGCTTGACGCTAACAACTCAGAATCAACAGCATCGTCCGCTGCTAGCGGTAGCTCAGATGTCATCAACGCAATGGATAAGAACCTTAAGCTGACGACCGAGATTAATGAAGAAATGGACAAGTTATTTGGACCACCCTTAGAGAGAGCTAGCAGCGGAGATGACTTGAAAGTAATCGCACCTCTTAGACACAAAAAGAGACAATATAGATCACAAGAAGTTTTACCCATTGATAAAAGTTCTTTGGCTGGGCAGACAAGTAGTTTGGCAAATACTCTCCCCAGTCAAAGTGAAGTGCAAATCAACGCAGTACCCGATTCGAAAAAACTCAAAGTCCCACAAATAACCATTCTTCATGATAACCAGAGAGCAGAAATTGTTGCTTCAGTTACTGAAAGATTatattcaaaacttaaaaagaaagaagaagccGCAGTATCTAAAATGGAAACGATGGTCGACAAGAAAATAGTTGAACCACTGAGcgagttaaaaatatgtacaaatgcAAGGCAGAGACTAATGGAGCTGAGTCAGAAAGctttacgaaataaaagaagGATAGGTATACCGGCGCACACGCAGACGCGAGCGACAGTCACGCGAGTTAAAGACCAAGCTATAGATGTACAAAGTGATTTATACTCGTTCATTATAAAAAGTGGGTGTCCGTTTACATTATGCCGTGACGTAGCTACTGAAACGGTTCCTATGACACCCCGCTGTAAAGAAATAGCGGTCGGTCCTA
This genomic interval carries:
- the LOC113506725 gene encoding kinesin-like protein K39; its protein translation is MSNVKLAIRVRPFTEKELKAQKDRLPVVNVVDENTVTITNNKVSVSGAGDSRERTRRYYADYTFDSCCPISHPSYASQDKVFESIGQEVITSVSRGRSACVLAYGQSATGKTHTMMGTETQPGLIPRVCKALYELQPVDFTISFLEIYNERVHDLLSGEVPLPPCHSLPRRKGNARKDLRVREHPSKGPYVQNLRRVAVQDAEALLTLVEEGTRRRRTASTRRNSTSSRSHALLEITTPHATLHLADLAGSEKASWEGCGGGRQKEGANINKSLVALSNVISALVSGGTGRGRFVPYRDSALTWLLKDCFTGGAATFIIATVSPSAACYGESASTLRWAARARQLPTPRTVNCNSLVVSRAALQAQLNQLIAELTRNHIRYIPETGSITFDEEHWTLRANELVSETNDLNKPAIIGNLIDMMRPKLDANNSESTASSAASGSSDVINAMDKNLKLTTEINEEMDKLFGPPLERASSGDDLKVIAPLRHKKRQYRSQEVLPIDKSSLAGQTSSLANTLPSQSEVQINAVPDSKKLKVPQITILHDNQRAEIVASVTERLYSKLKKKEEAAVSKMETMVDKKIVEPLSELKICTNARQRLMELSQKALRNKRRIGIPAHTQTRATVTRVKDQAIDVQSDLYSFIIKSGCPFTLCRDVATETVPMTPRCKEIAVGPTASLIFSDRSTETKRVAYKNSFMMTDFATKQENCTQTQIVPPPRRRKRASNVGKHCCSKNTDDYSEGSTVAPVISINISQSYPVDSESQSDDNSETELKNSISSVVTTTPDLLTNHSTVDPQGVIEIDDDNITVLVNVLDQAKGPLQNGSTSKSDSLNNRSEEFPETDEFVLPRVNPNSVKTSKSAEIKNMILGRNENMYPYNIILSPPRERDTKRIVTFKDDTSSDPTPGEVAKSDNTNKNENVSEFTSSDKDLPVEKDYESLYSDSTESSKMDSDSFIWKKAGSRTLGSLRKNYVPVYKGTKYRTTKPRDRNDIYDSKTEIHPRSYSNCCRSEIIDVSSTDSRETDAPEYKCRRRRPYFDSKYYCNEDDDKNEYKTIETKLFDSCNYLEDSVNRYESRIPHYKGLNDCEVSNRRPKDYLQHLVQLRREVVKAESDNTDSSIDVSHK